A stretch of the Parabacteroides timonensis genome encodes the following:
- a CDS encoding substrate-binding domain-containing protein, whose translation MRSFIHRFCFVIFLLSLVLSCKREEKEKTYVIGVSQCFSNDPWQKAMLLDLQVKASDYPNLKLKIKDAAEDNERQIADIQKFIKQKVDLLIISPNESKPLTPIAVEAFRAGIPTIIIDRKIESNEYTAFIGADNYEIGRSAALFVNSLLKEKTTIVEVWGRKGSSSARERHQGFVDALIGNDVITLKEVMGGWHNEETKTNVAALGSFNDIDIVYAHNDLMAMAAREVIMTKDPKAGERIKFIGIDALPGVGHGIEAVRNGYLTASFLYPTGGSTAIKVAWQILTGQFVSKKYALTSALIDKGNAGTMYLQSEQLTNYQEQIEKQRNNLDEIFSQYRFLQNSVAMILLLMGLLILLALYVVHINRKVQRKNHELKQTNIQVEQQKEELAIANRKIEQATARKLQFFTNVSHEIKTPLTLILGPLNKLSKELPENSPLTDDIHIIGKNAERLKRVVNQLLDFRKVESNKMNMRVTQVELVTFVEEVKSYFENMAQSKQINYSFYHDMPSVLLWVDTDKMEKILANLLSNAFKFTPDGGTVTIRLQDHAGYVILSVEDNGIGIPSENLSSVFEQFFTGDQNYITGTGIGLHLTYEFVSMHKGHIEVQSTPGKLTVFTVELPKGKSHFDETCTFAPSVTELSSGVANLDTKEMEEIVKRTYDYTILIAEDDPDIGAYLQKELKQNFRILLAENGIKAWEILQREDVSMVMSDIMMPEMNGYELCKKIKSDIAFSHIPVILLTALSDDKQRMYGIASGADEYIQKPFNMEEVKLRIVKRLEERARLRDTLAQEFQSSGSSDMKFGKVESMDELFMSKFMKLIEESYADSDFSIEKASEMIGLSRVHLYRKVKELAGITPTDFLRNYRLKRAAAMLQQKAYNVNEVAYATGFASPAYFSKCFKALYNITPTEYLGKE comes from the coding sequence ATGAGGTCTTTTATTCATCGTTTCTGCTTTGTGATTTTTCTTCTCTCCCTGGTCTTATCTTGTAAGCGGGAAGAAAAGGAAAAGACCTATGTCATAGGAGTCTCACAATGTTTCAGCAACGATCCTTGGCAAAAGGCTATGTTACTGGATTTGCAGGTGAAAGCCTCCGATTATCCTAACCTGAAATTAAAAATAAAAGATGCTGCGGAAGATAACGAGAGACAGATTGCCGATATTCAGAAGTTTATCAAACAAAAGGTAGATCTTCTCATTATATCTCCAAATGAATCCAAACCTCTGACACCGATTGCCGTTGAAGCATTTCGGGCCGGAATACCCACAATTATCATCGACCGGAAGATTGAATCGAATGAATACACAGCGTTTATTGGAGCGGATAATTATGAAATCGGACGCTCTGCTGCCTTGTTTGTAAATTCATTACTGAAAGAAAAGACAACAATTGTGGAAGTGTGGGGGAGGAAAGGCTCTTCTTCTGCCCGCGAACGTCACCAGGGATTTGTCGATGCATTGATAGGGAATGATGTTATTACCTTGAAAGAGGTGATGGGGGGGTGGCATAATGAAGAAACAAAAACTAATGTTGCGGCCTTGGGGTCGTTTAACGATATCGATATCGTTTATGCTCATAACGATCTGATGGCCATGGCTGCCAGGGAAGTAATTATGACAAAAGACCCGAAGGCAGGAGAGAGGATCAAGTTTATCGGTATAGATGCGTTACCGGGTGTGGGGCATGGAATAGAAGCTGTCAGGAATGGATATTTAACGGCTTCGTTCCTGTATCCGACAGGAGGAAGTACGGCAATCAAAGTGGCCTGGCAGATATTGACCGGTCAATTCGTATCCAAGAAATACGCCCTGACGTCTGCCCTGATTGATAAGGGGAATGCCGGAACCATGTACCTGCAGTCTGAACAGTTGACTAACTATCAGGAACAAATCGAGAAACAACGTAATAACCTGGATGAGATCTTTTCACAATACCGTTTCCTGCAAAACTCGGTAGCAATGATTCTGTTGCTGATGGGGTTATTGATCCTGTTAGCCTTGTATGTGGTACATATCAATCGAAAGGTACAAAGAAAGAATCACGAACTGAAACAAACGAATATCCAGGTCGAACAGCAAAAGGAGGAACTGGCTATAGCCAATCGTAAGATTGAACAGGCAACAGCCCGGAAACTTCAATTTTTCACCAATGTGTCCCACGAAATAAAAACACCGCTAACTCTTATTTTGGGGCCACTGAATAAATTATCGAAAGAACTGCCGGAGAACTCGCCGTTAACCGATGATATCCATATTATCGGGAAGAATGCGGAACGATTGAAGCGTGTAGTCAATCAACTGCTTGACTTCCGTAAGGTGGAGAGTAATAAAATGAATATGCGTGTTACGCAAGTCGAACTGGTAACCTTTGTTGAGGAGGTAAAGTCCTATTTTGAAAATATGGCACAGAGTAAACAGATCAACTATTCTTTTTACCATGATATGCCTTCCGTACTTCTTTGGGTGGATACGGATAAAATGGAGAAGATATTAGCTAATCTGTTGTCAAATGCTTTTAAATTTACCCCGGATGGGGGAACTGTGACCATCCGTTTGCAGGATCATGCAGGTTATGTGATTTTGTCTGTGGAAGATAATGGAATAGGTATTCCTTCTGAAAACCTTTCTTCCGTATTTGAACAATTCTTTACCGGCGATCAGAATTATATAACCGGAACAGGCATAGGTCTTCATCTTACCTATGAATTTGTCAGTATGCATAAAGGACATATCGAGGTACAAAGTACACCCGGTAAGTTGACAGTCTTTACCGTCGAACTCCCCAAAGGCAAATCTCATTTTGATGAAACCTGTACATTTGCTCCTTCTGTGACCGAACTGTCCAGTGGAGTAGCCAATCTGGATACGAAAGAAATGGAGGAGATTGTAAAACGTACTTACGATTATACTATTCTTATTGCTGAGGATGATCCTGATATTGGCGCATACTTACAGAAAGAACTGAAACAGAACTTCCGCATTCTGTTGGCCGAGAATGGGATAAAGGCTTGGGAAATATTACAAAGAGAAGATGTTTCTATGGTTATGAGCGATATCATGATGCCGGAAATGAATGGATATGAGTTATGTAAGAAGATAAAATCAGATATCGCATTCAGTCATATCCCTGTAATCTTGCTTACTGCCCTGTCTGACGATAAACAGCGTATGTATGGGATAGCCAGTGGGGCGGATGAATATATCCAGAAGCCTTTCAATATGGAAGAAGTTAAATTGCGTATCGTTAAACGGCTGGAAGAACGGGCACGCTTACGGGATACACTTGCGCAGGAATTTCAATCGTCCGGTTCTTCGGATATGAAATTCGGAAAGGTGGAAAGTATGGATGAGTTATTCATGAGTAAGTTCATGAAACTGATAGAAGAGTCGTATGCAGACTCCGACTTCAGTATAGAGAAAGCCAGTGAGATGATCGGGCTTTCCCGGGTACACCTCTACCGGAAAGTAAAAGAACTGGCCGGAATAACACCTACCGACTTTTTGCGGAATTATCGGTTGAAGCGGGCTGCCGCCATGTTACAACAAAAGGCATACAATGTGAATGAAGTAGCCTATGCTACCGGTTTCGCCTCTCCGGCATACTTTTCCAAATGTTTTAAAGCCTTGTATAATATTACACCTACCGAATATTTGGGAAAAGAATAA
- a CDS encoding WbuC family cupin fold metalloprotein: MKIINEQLLDETTARAKQSPRLRMNYNFHEKLDDPVNRLLNAMEPETYIRPHRHLNPNKDEIFLLLRGKAMLFLFDEKGNITEKLLLDPKAGSYGAEIAPGIWHCLLVLESGTVVYEVKPGPFAPLHPENMAPWSPEPDDETGIRKYLDYLSSQIKI, translated from the coding sequence ATGAAAATAATTAATGAACAGCTACTTGACGAAACAACAGCCAGAGCAAAACAATCACCCCGGCTGCGCATGAATTATAATTTTCATGAAAAGCTGGACGATCCGGTCAACCGACTGTTAAACGCAATGGAACCGGAAACCTATATTCGCCCGCATCGTCATCTCAACCCTAATAAGGATGAAATATTCCTGCTTCTCCGTGGCAAAGCAATGCTTTTCCTTTTTGACGAAAAGGGAAACATTACCGAAAAGCTGTTACTCGATCCAAAGGCCGGATCGTATGGTGCGGAGATCGCCCCGGGTATATGGCATTGCCTGCTTGTTCTGGAGTCGGGTACTGTCGTCTATGAAGTGAAACCAGGGCCTTTTGCTCCCTTACACCCGGAAAACATGGCTCCATGGAGCCCGGAACCGGATGATGAAACAGGTATCAGGAAATACTTGGATTATCTGTCATCCCAAATAAAGATATAA
- a CDS encoding DUF4833 domain-containing protein: protein MKHILIILLSCCLLISASVSATNPDEDTYPTAERLFHIARSTNKNLVCYDINLENGKLNTKSPLNVYWVNREERPGETNGLSYFQRKMAYGYKLVSTGDDSAEVTLSAYPAKVLTICRKDGEYICLATIDNQQAKLESLYVKTKPSNPLGVEYVELQGIATDTGTKVTERIKK from the coding sequence ATGAAACATATACTTATAATTCTCCTATCCTGTTGCTTGCTGATATCTGCATCTGTTTCTGCTACCAATCCGGATGAAGATACCTATCCAACTGCAGAAAGGCTTTTTCATATCGCCCGCAGTACCAATAAAAACTTAGTTTGCTATGACATTAATCTGGAGAATGGTAAGCTAAATACTAAATCACCGCTTAATGTCTACTGGGTGAACCGTGAAGAACGTCCGGGAGAAACAAACGGATTAAGTTATTTCCAACGTAAGATGGCTTACGGATATAAACTTGTATCGACAGGAGACGATTCGGCCGAAGTTACATTAAGTGCCTATCCTGCTAAAGTACTAACTATTTGCAGGAAGGATGGCGAATATATTTGTCTGGCTACTATCGACAACCAACAGGCAAAACTCGAATCGCTCTATGTCAAAACAAAACCAAGCAATCCGCTAGGAGTCGAATATGTAGAACTGCAAGGAATAGCGACAGACACTGGAACAAAAGTGACCGAAAGGATAAAGAAATAA
- a CDS encoding DUF1015 domain-containing protein, protein MAKIKPFKGIRPPKDLIKEVASRPYDVLNSEEAREEAKGNEKSLYHIIKPEIDFPVGTDEHDPAVYEKAAENFRLFQEKGWLVQDQKEQYYVYAQTMNGRTQYGLVVCAYVDDYLKGNIKKHELTRRDKEEDRMKHVRVNNANIEPVFFAYPDNSELDAIVKKYTANAPEYDFVAELDGFGHTFWIIDEDKDIARITELFEAMPSLYIADGHHRSAAAALVGAEKAKQNPNHRGDEEYNYFMAVCFPANQLTIIDYNRVVKDLNGLTEEEFLAKVATNFTVEDKGTEIYKPTGLHNFSLYLGGKWYSLTAKPGTYNDNDPIGVLDVTISSNLILDEVLGIKDLRSDKRIDFVGGIRGLGELKRRVDSGEMKVALALYPVTMKQLMDIADTGNIMPPKTTWFEPKLRSGLVIHKLV, encoded by the coding sequence ATGGCAAAGATAAAACCTTTTAAAGGCATCCGTCCGCCGAAAGATTTAATAAAAGAAGTCGCTTCACGCCCTTATGATGTATTGAATTCAGAAGAAGCACGTGAAGAAGCAAAAGGAAACGAAAAGTCATTATATCATATTATTAAGCCGGAAATAGATTTTCCGGTAGGAACAGACGAACATGATCCGGCTGTTTATGAAAAGGCTGCTGAAAACTTCCGGTTGTTTCAGGAGAAAGGTTGGTTGGTTCAGGATCAGAAGGAACAATATTATGTATATGCACAGACTATGAACGGACGTACACAGTATGGCCTGGTTGTATGTGCTTATGTAGATGATTATCTGAAAGGTAATATCAAGAAACATGAATTGACCCGTCGTGATAAAGAAGAAGACCGTATGAAGCATGTTCGTGTGAATAATGCCAATATCGAACCGGTATTTTTTGCTTATCCTGACAATTCGGAACTGGATGCTATCGTAAAGAAATATACGGCGAATGCTCCGGAATATGACTTCGTGGCAGAATTGGATGGGTTTGGCCATACTTTCTGGATCATTGACGAAGATAAAGATATTGCTCGTATCACCGAATTATTTGAAGCGATGCCTTCATTGTATATAGCTGATGGTCATCACCGTTCGGCAGCGGCAGCTTTGGTAGGAGCGGAGAAAGCGAAGCAAAACCCGAATCATCGTGGAGATGAGGAATATAACTACTTCATGGCTGTTTGTTTCCCGGCTAATCAGTTGACTATTATCGACTATAACCGTGTTGTCAAAGACCTGAACGGACTTACGGAAGAAGAGTTTCTGGCAAAAGTGGCTACAAACTTTACAGTAGAAGATAAAGGTACGGAGATCTATAAACCGACAGGATTGCATAACTTCTCTCTCTATTTGGGAGGTAAATGGTATTCCCTGACAGCTAAACCGGGAACATACAACGACAATGATCCGATCGGTGTGCTTGACGTTACGATTTCTTCCAATTTAATACTGGATGAAGTGCTTGGTATTAAGGACTTACGCTCAGATAAACGAATTGACTTCGTAGGTGGTATCCGTGGCTTGGGCGAATTGAAACGCCGTGTAGACAGTGGAGAAATGAAAGTAGCCCTGGCTCTCTATCCCGTCACTATGAAACAATTGATGGATATAGCCGATACCGGTAATATCATGCCTCCTAAGACAACCTGGTTTGAACCCAAACTACGTTCGGGACTGGTTATTCATAAATTGGTATAA
- a CDS encoding NAD(P)-dependent oxidoreductase yields MTKVLVATDKPFAAIAVKGIREVVEAAGYELALLEKYTDKAQLLDAVKDANAVIIRSDIIDAPVLDAAKELKIVVRAGAGYDNVDLAAATAHNVCVMNTPGQNSNAVAELVFGMLVYAVRNFYNGTSGTELMGKKLGILAYGNVGRNVARVAKGFGMDVYAYDAFCPAEVIEKDGVKAVASTADLFKTCQIVSLHIPATAETKGSINFELMNSMPKGAIVINTARKEVIDEAGLSKMMEERPDFKYITDIKPAIDADLAAKYPDRYFATPKKMGAQTSEANINAGIAAAKQIVDFIQNGNEKFRVNK; encoded by the coding sequence ATGACAAAGGTATTAGTTGCTACAGATAAACCTTTCGCTGCGATAGCAGTGAAAGGTATCCGTGAAGTGGTGGAAGCAGCAGGTTACGAGCTGGCTCTTCTGGAAAAGTATACGGATAAAGCCCAATTACTGGATGCTGTAAAAGATGCGAATGCAGTTATTATCCGCAGTGATATTATCGATGCTCCTGTGTTGGATGCTGCTAAAGAACTGAAGATCGTTGTTCGTGCCGGTGCCGGTTACGACAATGTAGACCTGGCTGCTGCTACGGCTCATAATGTATGTGTAATGAATACTCCAGGACAGAATTCCAATGCCGTGGCTGAACTTGTTTTCGGTATGTTGGTTTATGCTGTCAGAAATTTCTATAACGGAACTTCCGGTACAGAACTGATGGGTAAAAAGCTCGGTATCCTGGCCTATGGTAATGTCGGACGCAATGTAGCCCGCGTTGCCAAAGGATTTGGTATGGATGTATATGCTTATGATGCATTCTGTCCGGCAGAGGTAATTGAAAAAGATGGTGTCAAAGCGGTTGCTTCTACTGCCGACTTGTTCAAAACCTGTCAGATCGTTTCTCTTCATATCCCGGCAACGGCTGAAACAAAAGGTTCTATCAATTTTGAATTGATGAACTCTATGCCTAAAGGGGCTATTGTTATCAATACAGCCCGTAAAGAAGTGATTGACGAAGCAGGTTTGAGCAAGATGATGGAAGAACGTCCTGACTTTAAGTATATTACAGATATTAAGCCTGCTATCGATGCAGATCTGGCTGCCAAATATCCGGATCGTTACTTTGCTACTCCTAAAAAGATGGGTGCACAGACTTCCGAAGCAAATATCAATGCCGGTATTGCTGCTGCAAAACAAATCGTGGATTTCATTCAGAATGGTAACGAGAAGTTCAGAGTTAATAAATAA
- the serC gene encoding 3-phosphoserine/phosphohydroxythreonine transaminase produces MKKHNFSAGPSILSEYTIKNAAAAVENFAGTGLSILEVSHRGKEFVAVNDEARALIKELLDVPAGYEVVFLGGGASMQFCMVPFNLLNKKASYLDTGTWASNAIKEAKLFGEVDVVASSKDANYTFIPKGYQVAEDSDYFHFTSNNTIYGTEMRYDPDMKVRLVSDMSSDIFSRPIDISKYDIIYAGAQKNLAPAGVTLAIVRTDALGHVDRAIPTMLNYNTHIKKDSMFNTPPVFPIFAALQTLKWYKELGGVAAIEKMNLEKAAILYDEIDRNKLFKGTAAVEDRSIMNVCFVMNDEYKELEDEFSKFASAAGMVGIKGHRSVGGFRASLYNAMPKASVEALVATMKEFEKQH; encoded by the coding sequence GGTTATCGATTCTTGAAGTATCTCATAGAGGTAAAGAATTTGTTGCAGTAAACGACGAAGCCAGAGCATTGATTAAAGAACTTCTGGATGTTCCGGCTGGTTACGAGGTTGTATTTCTGGGCGGTGGTGCCAGCATGCAGTTCTGTATGGTTCCTTTCAACTTGCTGAATAAGAAAGCTTCTTATCTGGATACGGGAACATGGGCCTCTAATGCGATCAAAGAAGCTAAGTTGTTCGGAGAAGTAGACGTTGTCGCTTCTTCAAAAGATGCAAACTATACTTTTATCCCGAAAGGTTATCAGGTTGCTGAAGATTCGGATTATTTCCATTTTACATCCAATAATACGATCTATGGTACGGAAATGCGTTACGATCCGGATATGAAGGTTCGTTTGGTATCTGATATGTCTTCCGACATTTTCTCTCGTCCGATCGATATATCCAAATATGATATTATTTATGCCGGTGCCCAGAAGAACCTGGCTCCTGCAGGTGTAACATTGGCTATTGTGCGTACGGATGCTTTGGGTCATGTAGATCGTGCTATCCCTACAATGCTGAATTACAATACGCACATCAAGAAAGATTCTATGTTCAATACGCCTCCTGTATTCCCTATTTTTGCAGCTCTGCAAACATTGAAATGGTATAAGGAACTGGGCGGTGTAGCTGCTATCGAAAAGATGAACCTTGAAAAAGCAGCTATCCTTTATGATGAAATTGACCGTAATAAATTATTCAAAGGTACTGCCGCTGTAGAAGACCGTTCTATTATGAACGTTTGCTTCGTAATGAACGACGAATATAAAGAACTGGAAGATGAATTCAGTAAATTCGCTTCAGCTGCCGGTATGGTAGGTATTAAAGGACACCGTTCAGTTGGCGGATTCCGTGCCTCTCTTTATAACGCGATGCCTAAGGCCAGCGTGGAAGCTTTGGTTGCTACAATGAAAGAATTTGAAAAACAGCATTAA